A genomic segment from Burkholderia plantarii encodes:
- a CDS encoding NADPH-dependent FMN reductase, producing the protein MTAFDQHRRPFIVGIGGTTRAASSTERALNFALRGAQAAGARTRLFDGPFLHSLPHYAPEHNSLSAAQIELIEAVRDADAVIIATPGYHGGVSGLVKNALDTLEELRADPRPYLDGRAVGCIVTAYGWQAAGTVLTSLRSIVHALRGWPTPFGATVNTLETRFETADTCTDTKVAGQLETVGAQAAEFALAFASHRAATAVAAGGDFAPVLKFASN; encoded by the coding sequence TTGACTGCATTCGACCAACATCGCCGGCCGTTCATCGTCGGTATCGGCGGGACGACCCGCGCGGCCTCGTCCACCGAGCGCGCGCTGAACTTCGCGCTGCGCGGTGCCCAGGCCGCCGGGGCACGCACCCGGCTGTTCGACGGCCCGTTCCTGCATTCGCTGCCGCACTACGCGCCGGAACACAACAGCCTCAGCGCCGCGCAGATCGAGCTGATCGAGGCCGTGCGCGACGCCGATGCCGTGATCATCGCGACGCCCGGCTACCACGGCGGCGTGTCCGGCCTCGTCAAGAACGCGCTCGACACGCTGGAGGAACTGCGCGCCGACCCGCGCCCCTACCTCGACGGCCGTGCCGTCGGCTGCATCGTCACGGCCTACGGCTGGCAGGCCGCCGGCACCGTGCTGACCTCGCTGCGCTCGATCGTCCACGCGCTGCGCGGCTGGCCCACGCCGTTCGGCGCCACCGTCAACACGCTCGAAACGCGCTTCGAAACCGCCGACACCTGCACCGACACCAAGGTGGCCGGCCAGCTGGAAACGGTCGGCGCGCAGGCGGCCGAATTCGCGCTCGCGTTCGCCTCGCACCGGGCCGCCACCGCCGTGGCCGCTGGCGGCGACTTCGCGCCGGTGCTGAAGTTCGCGTCGAACTGA
- a CDS encoding quaternary amine ABC transporter ATP-binding protein, which translates to MDAPKVVVEGLCKVFGNNPKQALDLLAAGSTKDEIFRRTGQVVGVHDVSFEVQEGEIFVLMGLSGSGKSTLIRLVNRLVEPTAGKVLIDGRDVAAVRRAELTALRRTDMSMVFQSFALMPQRTVLSNAAFGLEVAGVGRKDRERRAMDVLEQVGLAAFAKKLPSELSGGMQQRVGLARALAVNPSLMIMDEAFSALDPLKRKEMQNVLLQLQKEQRRTIMFVSHDLEEALRIGTRIAIMEGGRLVQVGTPQDIIANPADDYVRAFFEGIDTSRYLTAGDLMQTGAVPTMSRLDAANVAATLNGSAEYAFVLDESRKIRGFVTREAIGASAPSVRHVECIPHDATLDHVVERVVASPNALPVVDGDGCYCGSVDRAVLLKAITRSRGSHV; encoded by the coding sequence ATGGATGCCCCCAAGGTCGTAGTCGAAGGTCTGTGCAAGGTTTTTGGAAACAACCCGAAGCAGGCGCTCGACTTGCTCGCAGCCGGGTCGACGAAGGATGAGATTTTCAGGCGCACCGGCCAGGTGGTCGGCGTACACGACGTGTCGTTCGAGGTGCAGGAAGGCGAGATCTTCGTGCTGATGGGCCTGTCCGGTTCGGGCAAGTCCACGTTGATCCGCCTCGTGAACCGGCTGGTCGAGCCGACCGCCGGCAAGGTGCTGATCGACGGCCGCGACGTGGCCGCCGTGCGCCGCGCGGAGCTGACGGCGCTGCGCCGCACCGACATGAGCATGGTGTTCCAGTCGTTCGCGTTGATGCCGCAGCGCACGGTGCTGTCGAACGCCGCGTTCGGCCTGGAAGTGGCCGGCGTGGGCCGCAAGGACCGCGAGCGCCGCGCGATGGACGTGCTCGAGCAGGTGGGCCTCGCCGCGTTTGCGAAGAAGCTGCCGTCGGAGCTGTCGGGCGGCATGCAGCAGCGCGTCGGGCTGGCCCGCGCGCTGGCCGTGAACCCGTCGCTGATGATCATGGACGAGGCGTTCTCGGCGCTCGATCCGTTGAAGCGCAAGGAAATGCAGAACGTGCTGCTGCAACTGCAGAAGGAGCAGCGCCGCACCATCATGTTCGTCTCGCACGACCTGGAGGAAGCGCTGCGCATCGGCACGCGCATCGCGATCATGGAAGGCGGCCGGCTGGTGCAGGTGGGCACGCCGCAGGACATCATCGCGAACCCGGCCGACGACTACGTGCGCGCGTTCTTCGAGGGCATCGACACGAGTCGCTACCTGACGGCGGGCGACCTGATGCAGACGGGCGCGGTGCCCACCATGTCGCGCCTGGACGCGGCCAACGTCGCGGCCACGCTGAACGGCAGCGCCGAATATGCATTCGTGCTCGACGAGTCGCGCAAGATCCGCGGCTTCGTCACGCGCGAGGCGATCGGCGCGAGCGCACCGAGCGTGCGCCACGTCGAATGCATTCCTCACGACGCCACGCTCGATCACGTGGTCGAGCGTGTCGTCGCGAGCCCGAATGCGCTGCCCGTCGTCGACGGCGACGGCTGTTACTGCGGCTCCGTCGATCGGGCCGTGCTCCTGAAGGCCATTACGCGTTCGCGAGGCTCCCATGTCTGA
- the choW gene encoding choline ABC transporter permease subunit, whose protein sequence is MSELIPLGSWVDQSVRYLLDHDAKTFDAIGRAIESLAALVEHGLQAIPMWLLMAIFIGIGLWRVGWRFAIFTTLSMLLIFATGFWDQTVVTLGLTLSSTIISLVLGIPLGVWAAKSKWVSTIVRPILDLMQTMPAFVYLIPAAMLFGLGRVPGILSTVIFAMPPAVRLTSLGIRHVNREIVEAGQAFGCTPWQLLYKVQFPNALPSIMQGVNQTIMMALSMVIIASMVGAGGLGNDVLASIQRLDIGLGFESGLSVVLLAIILDRITESFGRAPGAARAPLFSGFRQLFGGKAAVQA, encoded by the coding sequence ATGTCTGAACTGATTCCGCTCGGAAGCTGGGTCGACCAGTCGGTCCGTTACCTGCTCGACCACGACGCGAAAACCTTCGACGCGATCGGCCGGGCGATCGAAAGCCTCGCCGCGCTGGTCGAGCACGGCCTGCAGGCGATCCCGATGTGGCTGCTGATGGCGATCTTCATCGGCATCGGGCTATGGCGCGTGGGCTGGCGCTTCGCGATCTTCACGACGCTGTCGATGCTGCTGATCTTCGCCACCGGCTTCTGGGACCAGACGGTGGTCACGCTCGGCCTGACGCTGTCGTCCACCATCATCAGCCTCGTGCTCGGCATTCCGCTCGGCGTGTGGGCGGCCAAGAGCAAGTGGGTGTCCACCATCGTGCGGCCGATCCTCGACCTGATGCAGACCATGCCGGCGTTCGTCTACCTGATTCCGGCCGCGATGCTGTTCGGCCTCGGCCGCGTGCCGGGGATCCTCTCCACGGTGATCTTCGCGATGCCGCCGGCGGTGCGCCTGACGAGCCTCGGCATCCGCCACGTCAACCGCGAGATCGTCGAGGCGGGCCAGGCGTTCGGCTGCACGCCGTGGCAGCTGCTCTACAAGGTGCAGTTCCCGAACGCGCTGCCGTCGATCATGCAGGGCGTGAACCAGACCATCATGATGGCGCTGTCGATGGTGATCATTGCCTCGATGGTGGGCGCGGGCGGCCTCGGCAACGACGTGCTGGCCAGCATCCAGCGGCTGGACATCGGCCTCGGTTTCGAGAGCGGGCTGTCGGTGGTGCTGCTCGCGATCATCCTCGACCGCATCACGGAAAGCTTCGGTCGCGCTCCCGGTGCCGCGCGTGCGCCGCTGTTCTCGGGCTTCCGTCAGCTGTTCGGCGGCAAGGCCGCCGTGCAGGCCTGA
- a CDS encoding GlxA family transcriptional regulator: MSSLAVEPAPAARAAAAPPLAHFGFLTLPHFSMIAFTSAVEVLRMANYVGRAEHYRWSIHSLDGGPVQASNGIAVRPTEPLDPDGPLPDVMIVCGGIRIRDVVDARTREALAALAARGVPLGGICTGAYALMSAGLLDGYRCTVHWENLSVLHAEFPRVAFADELFVVDRDRLTCTGGTAPLDLMLNLVGARLGQSLAAQVSEQFILERIRGASDPQPIPVDARVGFSRAELVEVVRLMEANIEEPLSLDELARLVRLSQRHLQRMFKIYLNVSPTHYYLTLRLKRARDLLRTTDASIARVTTVCGFHSPCHFSKAYRAQFGHAPSYERRTPGR; this comes from the coding sequence GTGAGTAGCCTCGCAGTCGAGCCCGCGCCCGCCGCCCGAGCGGCGGCCGCGCCGCCGCTCGCGCATTTCGGATTCCTGACGCTGCCGCATTTCTCGATGATCGCGTTCACCAGCGCGGTCGAGGTGCTGCGGATGGCGAACTACGTCGGCCGCGCCGAGCATTACCGCTGGTCGATCCATTCGCTCGACGGCGGCCCCGTGCAGGCGAGCAACGGTATCGCGGTGCGGCCCACCGAGCCGCTCGATCCCGACGGCCCGCTGCCCGACGTGATGATCGTCTGCGGCGGGATCCGGATTCGCGACGTGGTGGACGCGCGCACGCGCGAGGCGCTGGCGGCGCTGGCCGCGCGCGGGGTGCCGCTCGGCGGGATCTGCACCGGCGCCTACGCGCTGATGTCGGCCGGCCTGCTCGACGGCTATCGCTGCACGGTCCACTGGGAGAATCTTTCGGTGCTGCATGCGGAATTCCCGCGGGTGGCCTTCGCCGACGAGCTGTTCGTGGTCGATCGCGACCGGCTCACCTGTACCGGCGGCACCGCGCCGCTCGACCTGATGCTGAACCTGGTGGGCGCGCGGCTCGGCCAGTCGCTGGCCGCGCAGGTCTCCGAGCAGTTCATCCTCGAACGGATCCGCGGCGCGAGTGATCCGCAGCCGATCCCGGTCGACGCGCGCGTCGGCTTCTCACGCGCGGAACTGGTCGAGGTGGTGCGGCTGATGGAGGCCAACATCGAGGAACCGCTCTCGCTCGACGAACTCGCGCGGCTCGTGCGGCTCTCGCAGCGGCACCTGCAGCGCATGTTCAAGATCTACCTGAACGTTTCGCCCACCCACTATTACCTGACGCTCAGGCTCAAGCGCGCGCGCGACCTGCTGCGCACCACCGACGCGTCGATCGCGCGCGTGACGACCGTCTGCGGCTTCCACTCGCCGTGTCATTTCAGCAAGGCGTACCGCGCGCAGTTCGGCCACGCGCCGAGCTACGAGCGCCGCACGCCGGGGCGCTGA
- a CDS encoding choline ABC transporter substrate-binding protein has protein sequence MKRFLITAACGLGMAVTPWTAARAADPQACKTVRFADVGWSDIAATTGLASTMLAGLGYTPTKTIASVPITFAGIRSKQIDVFLGYWSPTMDPIIAPFTKAGTIKVLATPNLTGAKYTLAVPDYVYQGGLKSFADIQKYADRLDGKIYGIEPGNDGNALIRKMIDGNQYGLGKFKLVESSEAGMLVEVSRAIRNKQWIVFLGWEPHPMNVQFKMDYLTGGDDVFGPNFGEARVLTATPPDYAARCPNVAKFVSNLQFSTEIENHVMVPIMNKEDPNKAANAWLKANPQVLDKWLAGVTTFDGKPGLPAVKQYLSAH, from the coding sequence ATGAAACGATTCCTGATCACGGCGGCCTGCGGGCTCGGGATGGCCGTGACGCCCTGGACGGCCGCGCGCGCGGCCGACCCGCAGGCCTGCAAGACGGTGCGCTTCGCCGACGTCGGCTGGAGCGACATCGCGGCCACCACCGGGCTCGCCTCGACGATGCTGGCCGGGCTCGGCTATACGCCGACCAAGACCATCGCCTCGGTGCCGATCACGTTCGCGGGAATCAGGAGCAAGCAGATCGACGTGTTCCTCGGCTACTGGTCGCCGACCATGGACCCGATCATCGCGCCGTTCACCAAGGCAGGCACGATCAAGGTGCTCGCCACGCCGAACCTGACCGGCGCGAAGTACACGCTGGCGGTGCCCGACTACGTCTACCAGGGCGGCCTGAAGTCGTTCGCCGACATCCAGAAGTACGCCGACAGGCTCGATGGCAAGATCTACGGCATCGAGCCCGGCAACGACGGCAACGCGCTGATCCGCAAGATGATCGACGGCAACCAGTACGGGCTCGGCAAGTTCAAGCTGGTGGAGTCGAGCGAGGCGGGCATGCTGGTGGAGGTGAGCCGCGCGATCCGCAACAAGCAGTGGATCGTGTTCCTCGGCTGGGAACCGCATCCGATGAACGTGCAGTTCAAGATGGACTACCTGACGGGCGGCGACGACGTGTTCGGCCCGAACTTCGGCGAAGCGCGCGTGCTGACGGCCACGCCGCCCGACTACGCGGCGCGCTGCCCGAACGTGGCGAAGTTCGTGTCGAACCTGCAGTTCAGCACCGAGATCGAGAACCACGTGATGGTGCCGATCATGAACAAGGAGGATCCGAACAAGGCCGCGAACGCATGGCTGAAGGCGAACCCGCAGGTGCTCGACAAGTGGCTGGCCGGCGTGACGACGTTCGACGGCAAGCCGGGGCTGCCGGCCGTGAAGCAGTATCTGAGCGCGCATTGA
- a CDS encoding aspartyl/asparaginyl beta-hydroxylase domain-containing protein, whose amino-acid sequence MSAVYDYATDLLRSLYDRHIENGAVLESTAFPDAARFAGAWREIRAEALEVARDLPRIPRFHDIMSEQADISANDNRDWRMFIMQAYGVRFAKNRARCPRLTEIVDASPDVLSASLSFLAPGKHIPPHRGPFRGVLRGYLVLSMPKRDDGTPAAVLKVDGRDYRLEDGQFLLWDDTFEHEVWNDSDSVRIVLLLDIRRRDLPVGLQLLSAAIVQVIRLGIRLRGGSIPV is encoded by the coding sequence ATGTCCGCCGTCTACGACTACGCCACCGATCTGCTTCGTTCGTTGTACGACCGCCACATCGAAAACGGTGCGGTGCTCGAGAGCACCGCGTTCCCCGACGCGGCGCGCTTTGCCGGCGCGTGGCGCGAGATTCGCGCGGAAGCGCTCGAGGTGGCGCGCGACCTGCCGCGCATCCCGCGCTTCCACGACATCATGAGCGAGCAGGCCGACATCTCCGCGAACGACAATCGCGACTGGCGCATGTTCATCATGCAGGCCTACGGCGTGCGCTTCGCGAAGAACCGCGCGCGCTGCCCGCGGCTCACCGAGATCGTCGACGCCTCTCCCGACGTGCTGTCTGCCTCGCTGTCGTTCCTCGCGCCGGGCAAGCACATCCCGCCGCATCGCGGGCCGTTCCGCGGCGTGCTGCGCGGGTACCTGGTGCTGTCGATGCCGAAGCGCGACGACGGCACGCCCGCCGCCGTGCTGAAGGTGGACGGCCGCGATTACCGGCTCGAGGACGGCCAGTTCCTGCTGTGGGACGACACCTTCGAACACGAGGTCTGGAACGACAGCGACAGCGTGCGGATCGTGCTGCTGCTCGACATCCGCCGCCGCGACCTGCCGGTGGGCCTGCAGCTGCTGTCGGCCGCGATCGTGCAGGTGATCCGGCTGGGCATCCGGCTGCGCGGCGGCTCGATCCCGGTCTGA
- a CDS encoding DUF3079 domain-containing protein, with product MAKKFPLHPLHPERVCWGCDNYCPTHAMRCGNGSSRTQHPCELLGDDWYRFGDWGIEVDDGETATETAGAQAGERGQS from the coding sequence ATGGCCAAGAAATTCCCCCTGCATCCCCTGCATCCGGAACGGGTCTGCTGGGGATGCGACAACTATTGCCCCACCCACGCGATGCGCTGCGGTAACGGTTCCAGCCGCACCCAGCACCCGTGCGAACTGCTCGGCGACGACTGGTATCGCTTCGGCGACTGGGGCATCGAGGTCGACGACGGCGAAACCGCGACCGAGACCGCCGGCGCGCAGGCCGGGGAACGCGGCCAGTCCTGA
- the hcp gene encoding hydroxylamine reductase, with product MFCYQCEQTDRTGARPGCASAKGNCGKDATTADLQDLLVHAVKGIAQYGALARRLGEPDREAERFMLYAMFTTLTNVNFHAARFVAMLREAAQIRDRVKAACEAKARATGQDVPALPGPAAWRPADDLAGLLAQASAVGIEAGADAAGEDVIGLRALVLYGLKGVCAYAHHARVLGYERDEVFAGVEAALVSLAAAPTDITALLGQALELGRLNLMVLELLDNANTGRFGTQRPTAVRVSPVAGKAILVSGHDLGDLHALLEQTAGTGIQVYTHGEMLPAHAYPMLKAFPHLAGNYGGAWQDQQSDFAHFPGPVLMTSNCIIEPLPQYRQRIFTTGPVGWPGVRHLEHHDFSMLIRAAQALPGFPATAPEQTITVGFGRHAVLGVADQVLAAIKAGQIRHFFLIGGCDGAAPGRNYYTEFAQQTPADTVVMTLGCNKYRFNRHGFGEIGGIPRLLDLGQCNDSYSAIRIATALAGELGCGVNELPLSFVVSWFEQKAVAVLLTMLALGLRNIHLGPSLPAFLTPGALAVLVEQFGIRPIGDAGEDLAAALAHTAA from the coding sequence GTGTTTTGCTACCAATGCGAGCAGACCGACCGGACCGGCGCGCGGCCCGGATGCGCGTCGGCGAAAGGCAACTGCGGCAAGGATGCGACGACGGCCGACCTGCAGGACCTGCTGGTCCATGCGGTGAAGGGCATCGCCCAGTATGGGGCGCTCGCGCGCCGGCTCGGCGAACCCGATCGCGAGGCCGAGCGCTTCATGCTGTACGCGATGTTCACGACGCTGACCAATGTGAATTTCCATGCGGCGCGCTTCGTCGCCATGCTGCGCGAGGCGGCGCAGATCCGCGACCGCGTGAAGGCCGCCTGTGAAGCGAAGGCGCGTGCGACCGGGCAGGACGTGCCGGCGCTGCCGGGGCCAGCCGCCTGGCGGCCGGCCGACGATCTGGCCGGCCTGCTGGCGCAGGCGTCGGCGGTGGGCATCGAGGCCGGCGCGGACGCGGCGGGCGAGGACGTGATCGGCCTGCGCGCGCTGGTGCTGTACGGCCTGAAGGGCGTCTGCGCCTATGCCCACCATGCACGCGTGCTCGGCTACGAACGCGACGAGGTGTTCGCGGGCGTCGAGGCGGCGCTGGTGTCGCTCGCGGCCGCGCCCACCGACATCACCGCGCTGCTCGGCCAGGCGCTCGAACTCGGCCGCCTGAACCTGATGGTGCTGGAACTGCTCGACAACGCGAACACCGGCCGCTTCGGCACGCAGCGGCCCACGGCGGTGCGCGTCTCGCCGGTGGCGGGCAAGGCGATCCTCGTGTCCGGCCACGATCTCGGCGATCTGCATGCGCTGCTGGAGCAGACGGCCGGCACCGGCATCCAGGTCTATACGCACGGCGAGATGCTGCCGGCCCATGCCTATCCGATGCTGAAGGCGTTCCCGCATCTGGCCGGCAATTACGGCGGCGCGTGGCAGGACCAGCAGAGCGACTTCGCGCATTTCCCGGGGCCGGTGCTGATGACGTCCAACTGCATCATCGAGCCGCTGCCGCAATACCGGCAGCGAATCTTCACGACCGGGCCGGTGGGCTGGCCCGGCGTGCGCCACCTCGAACATCACGACTTCTCGATGTTGATCCGCGCGGCGCAGGCGCTGCCCGGCTTCCCGGCCACCGCGCCCGAACAGACCATCACGGTGGGCTTCGGCCGGCACGCGGTACTCGGCGTGGCCGATCAGGTGCTGGCCGCGATCAAGGCCGGGCAGATCCGCCACTTCTTCCTGATCGGCGGCTGCGACGGCGCCGCGCCCGGTCGCAACTACTACACCGAGTTCGCGCAGCAGACGCCGGCCGACACGGTCGTGATGACGCTCGGCTGCAACAAGTACCGCTTCAACCGGCACGGGTTCGGCGAGATCGGCGGCATCCCGCGCCTGCTCGACCTCGGCCAGTGCAACGACAGCTACTCGGCGATCCGGATCGCGACCGCGCTGGCCGGCGAACTCGGTTGCGGCGTGAACGAGCTGCCGCTGTCGTTCGTGGTGTCGTGGTTCGAGCAGAAGGCGGTGGCGGTGCTGCTGACGATGCTTGCGCTCGGCCTGCGCAACATCCACCTCGGGCCGTCGCTGCCGGCGTTTCTAACGCCAGGTGCGCTGGCCGTGCTGGTGGAGCAGTTCGGCATCCGGCCGATCGGCGACGCGGGCGAGGATCTGGCGGCGGCGCTCGCGCACACGGCCGCGTGA
- a CDS encoding 2Fe-2S iron-sulfur cluster-binding protein: MSYRIELTTRDGARFDFGCEPGQDVLAAAAEASITLPSQCRRGSCGACQANAVDGAYAMRDTSADALPAGQPDAVLLCRTVPLGDLRLTAPYDAAKVLLHPVPARAATIAALDAIAADTLRVELQVVPDGVSGSAVEFEPGQFAELEVPGSGRRRPYSLANTSNWDGRLEFLIRLRAGGWFSTYLRERARPGDALTVHVPMGGFGLFAESLRPRWFVAGGTGLAPILSMLRRMAEYQEMVDARLFFGVNHQSELIMLDELDRLRAELPQLRVELCVWHAGEAWAGFRGTPAEALGAALARAGASPDLYVCGPPPLVQAARQTALAAGVPDAQFASERFAV; the protein is encoded by the coding sequence ATGAGCTATCGAATCGAGCTGACGACCCGCGACGGCGCGCGCTTCGACTTCGGCTGCGAGCCCGGCCAGGACGTGCTCGCGGCTGCGGCCGAGGCCAGCATCACGCTGCCGTCGCAGTGCCGGCGCGGCAGCTGCGGCGCGTGCCAGGCGAACGCCGTCGACGGTGCCTACGCGATGCGCGACACCAGCGCCGACGCGCTGCCTGCCGGCCAGCCCGACGCCGTGCTGCTGTGCCGGACCGTGCCGCTCGGCGACCTGCGGCTCACGGCGCCCTACGACGCGGCCAAGGTGCTGCTGCATCCGGTGCCGGCGCGCGCCGCCACGATCGCGGCGCTCGACGCGATCGCCGCCGACACGCTGCGCGTCGAGCTGCAGGTGGTGCCCGACGGCGTGTCCGGCTCGGCCGTGGAGTTCGAGCCGGGCCAGTTCGCGGAGCTGGAGGTGCCGGGCAGCGGCCGGCGCCGGCCGTACTCGCTCGCCAACACCAGCAACTGGGACGGCCGCCTCGAATTCCTGATCCGGCTGCGCGCGGGCGGCTGGTTCTCGACCTACCTGCGCGAGCGGGCACGGCCGGGCGACGCGCTGACCGTCCACGTGCCGATGGGCGGCTTCGGCCTGTTTGCCGAGAGCCTTCGCCCGCGCTGGTTCGTGGCCGGCGGCACCGGCCTCGCGCCGATCCTGTCGATGCTGAGGCGCATGGCCGAGTATCAGGAGATGGTCGATGCGCGGCTGTTCTTCGGCGTCAACCACCAGAGCGAGCTGATCATGCTCGACGAACTCGACCGGCTGCGCGCCGAGCTGCCGCAGTTGCGCGTCGAGCTGTGCGTGTGGCACGCCGGTGAGGCGTGGGCCGGCTTTCGCGGTACGCCGGCCGAGGCCTTGGGCGCGGCGCTCGCGCGGGCCGGCGCGTCGCCCGATCTCTACGTGTGCGGGCCGCCGCCGCTCGTGCAGGCCGCGCGGCAGACCGCGCTCGCGGCCGGCGTGCCCGACGCGCAGTTCGCGAGCGAGCGCTTTGCCGTGTAG
- the denD gene encoding D-erythronate dehydrogenase codes for MKVLITGGAGFLGRRLATQLLARGELAGPNGTPERIDELLLLDVVEATGFADARVTTLVGDIADRAVLERAIDTHTGAIFHLAAIVSGQAEADFELGMRINLDASRTLLEVCRARGHRPRVVFTSSVAVYGGALPEVVQDDTALNPQSSYGTQKAIAELLLCDYARRGFVDGRVLRLPTISVRPGRPNAAASSFASGIIREPLNGEESVCPVPLDTRLWLLSPRRAIDALVAGCELDGEKLGGRRIVNLPGISVSVGEMIDALREVAGDAPVAKIRHAVDPRVVAIVGSWPGRWDVSRAASLGLVGDATFADVIRAYLEDERG; via the coding sequence ATGAAAGTCCTGATCACCGGCGGCGCCGGCTTCCTCGGCCGCCGCCTTGCCACCCAACTGCTCGCCCGCGGCGAACTCGCCGGCCCGAACGGCACGCCCGAGCGCATCGACGAACTGCTGCTGCTCGACGTGGTCGAGGCCACCGGCTTCGCCGACGCGCGCGTCACCACGCTGGTCGGCGACATCGCCGATCGCGCCGTGCTGGAGCGCGCGATCGACACGCACACCGGCGCGATCTTTCATCTCGCGGCCATCGTGAGCGGCCAGGCCGAGGCCGATTTCGAACTCGGCATGCGCATCAACCTCGATGCGTCGCGCACGCTGCTGGAAGTGTGCCGCGCGCGCGGCCATCGCCCGCGCGTGGTGTTCACGAGCTCGGTGGCCGTCTATGGCGGCGCGCTGCCCGAGGTCGTGCAGGACGACACCGCGCTCAATCCGCAATCGTCGTACGGCACGCAGAAGGCGATCGCCGAACTGCTGCTCTGCGACTACGCGCGGCGCGGCTTCGTGGACGGCCGCGTGCTGCGGCTGCCCACCATCAGCGTGCGGCCGGGGCGGCCGAACGCGGCGGCCTCGTCGTTCGCGAGCGGCATCATCCGCGAGCCGCTCAACGGCGAGGAATCGGTCTGCCCGGTGCCGCTCGACACGCGACTCTGGCTGCTCTCGCCGCGCCGCGCGATCGACGCGCTGGTGGCCGGCTGCGAACTCGACGGCGAAAAGCTCGGCGGCCGCCGCATCGTCAACCTGCCGGGGATCTCGGTCAGCGTCGGCGAGATGATCGACGCGCTGCGCGAGGTGGCCGGCGACGCGCCGGTGGCGAAGATCCGCCACGCGGTCGACCCGCGCGTGGTGGCGATCGTCGGCAGCTGGCCGGGCCGCTGGGACGTGTCGCGCGCCGCGTCGCTCGGCCTGGTCGGCGACGCGACGTTCGCCGACGTGATCCGCGCCTATCTCGAGGACGAGCGCGGCTGA
- the otnI gene encoding 2-oxo-tetronate isomerase, translating into MPRFAANLSMMYHEQPFLERFAAAARDGFRAVEYLFPYEFPAAELKARLDGAGLVQALFNAPPGDWAAGERGIAALPGREDEFRRAVDTALDYARVIGNDKLHVMAGLVAADADRARHRDTYLRNLAYAAQAAQGAGLQVLIEPINTRDMPGYFLNRQDDAQAICREVGAPNLRVQFDCYHCQIVEGDLARKLERDFAGIGHIQVAGVPERHEPDLGELNYPYLFTLIDRLGYDGWIGCEYRPKAGTSAGLGWLRPYL; encoded by the coding sequence ATGCCACGCTTCGCCGCGAATCTTTCGATGATGTACCACGAGCAGCCGTTCCTCGAGCGCTTCGCCGCCGCCGCGCGCGACGGCTTCCGGGCGGTCGAGTACCTGTTCCCCTACGAGTTCCCCGCCGCCGAGCTGAAGGCGCGGCTCGACGGCGCCGGACTCGTGCAGGCGCTGTTCAACGCGCCGCCCGGCGACTGGGCGGCCGGCGAACGCGGCATCGCCGCGCTGCCGGGCCGCGAGGACGAATTCCGCCGCGCCGTGGACACCGCGCTCGACTACGCACGCGTGATCGGCAACGACAAGCTGCACGTGATGGCCGGGCTGGTGGCCGCCGACGCCGACCGCGCGCGCCACCGCGACACCTATCTGCGCAATCTCGCCTACGCGGCGCAGGCCGCGCAGGGCGCCGGGCTGCAGGTGCTGATCGAGCCGATCAACACGCGCGACATGCCCGGCTACTTCCTGAACCGCCAGGACGACGCGCAGGCGATCTGCCGCGAAGTGGGCGCGCCGAACCTGCGCGTGCAGTTCGACTGCTATCACTGCCAGATCGTCGAGGGCGACCTCGCGAGGAAGCTCGAACGCGACTTCGCCGGCATCGGCCACATCCAGGTGGCCGGCGTGCCCGAGCGGCACGAGCCGGACCTCGGCGAACTGAACTACCCGTACCTGTTCACGCTGATCGACCGGCTCGGCTACGACGGCTGGATCGGCTGCGAGTACCGGCCGAAGGCCGGCACCTCGGCCGGCCTCGGCTGGCTGCGCCCGTACCTGTGA